In Desulfosediminicola ganghwensis, a single window of DNA contains:
- a CDS encoding sigma-54-dependent transcriptional regulator yields MSNTNGSGMGYKLLIIDDEENMRHMLQSLLSRSGYQIFQAQDGREALEKVQQEHFDFALCDIRMPVLSGMEFLQQGRKFLKDTTVIMMSAYGTVELALEAMKKGAYDYISKPFKVDEVLLTLKKAEEREQLKRENLQLREELTSIRAEDGFFGMVGDSEVMRELFNLAKKVAGHDATVLITGESGTGKELLARGIHKYSNRSRNEFFAINCGSIPENLLEAELFGYEKGAFTGAESKKNGLILEADGSSLFLDEIAELPYAMQVKLLRVLQEGEIRPIGANHPLSVDVRIIAATSRNLEKEIADNRFREDLYYRLNVIRLELPPLRERKGDIHKLCDHLIRKKSNYIGREIEGVSAGAGSLLLHHDWPGNVRELENVIERAVILAETNSITEAELPDALRPGNQEVPVPTAHGESFSLKSAKKEVEMIYIRRVLEKTGGNKRKAAELLEMSYPSLLSKIKEYGF; encoded by the coding sequence ATGTCTAATACGAACGGGAGCGGCATGGGATATAAACTTTTGATAATTGATGATGAAGAGAACATGCGGCATATGCTGCAGTCCCTGCTCTCGAGAAGTGGCTACCAGATCTTTCAGGCTCAGGATGGACGAGAAGCACTGGAAAAAGTTCAGCAGGAGCATTTTGACTTTGCCCTTTGTGATATTCGTATGCCGGTGCTGTCGGGTATGGAATTTTTACAGCAAGGTCGCAAATTCCTGAAAGACACAACCGTGATCATGATGTCGGCCTACGGTACGGTAGAACTCGCTCTTGAAGCTATGAAAAAGGGTGCCTACGATTACATCTCCAAGCCTTTCAAGGTTGATGAAGTTTTGCTAACGCTCAAAAAAGCGGAAGAGCGGGAGCAGCTTAAAAGGGAAAATCTGCAACTGCGGGAGGAGTTGACATCGATAAGGGCTGAGGATGGGTTTTTCGGTATGGTTGGGGATTCAGAGGTTATGCGAGAGCTATTCAATCTGGCAAAGAAAGTTGCTGGGCATGATGCTACCGTTCTTATTACGGGAGAATCAGGCACAGGTAAGGAATTGCTCGCCAGGGGGATTCATAAGTATTCAAATCGCAGCCGTAATGAATTTTTTGCCATTAACTGCGGAAGCATTCCTGAGAATCTTCTTGAGGCAGAGTTGTTCGGTTATGAAAAAGGTGCCTTTACCGGTGCAGAGAGCAAGAAGAACGGTCTCATTCTTGAAGCTGACGGCAGTTCTTTATTTCTTGATGAAATTGCAGAACTCCCATACGCAATGCAGGTGAAACTTTTGCGTGTTTTGCAAGAAGGTGAAATCAGACCGATCGGGGCAAATCATCCCTTGTCTGTAGATGTCCGAATCATCGCCGCAACTTCCAGAAATCTTGAAAAGGAGATTGCTGATAACAGGTTTAGAGAAGATCTCTACTATAGGCTGAATGTTATACGACTGGAGCTTCCTCCACTACGGGAGAGGAAGGGCGATATTCATAAGCTCTGCGACCATCTTATCCGCAAGAAGAGTAATTATATCGGTCGCGAAATAGAGGGAGTGTCTGCCGGAGCAGGCTCATTACTCTTACATCATGATTGGCCTGGCAACGTCAGGGAGCTGGAAAATGTGATAGAGCGAGCCGTAATACTTGCAGAAACGAATTCAATTACTGAAGCGGAATTGCCAGATGCTTTACGGCCGGGAAACCAGGAGGTACCAGTGCCAACAGCTCATGGTGAGAGCTTTTCTCTAAAGAGTGCCAAAAAGGAAGTTGAAATGATTTATATTCGAAGGGTACTCGAAAAAACAGGAGGAAATAAGCGAAAGGCCGCAGAGTTGCTGGAAATGAGTTACCCCTCTTTGTTAAGTAAGATCAAGGAGTATGGATTTTAG
- a CDS encoding pilus assembly PilX family protein, translating to MKISIYSKQLLNRSSDGYILIAALMILLVLTLIGIAGNRNTTTELQVAANDKVHRQTFYTADGGTEYASELLEQNIGCIGFTSNGTSTNWLDDSSGPLVVDNYIAVENSSLNFWQNSIGTWSDTGSDYPSDDDRDLFFPPDYSEGEPHTNITIEGRSDLTAGSSIIMAAGYLGLGRSMSSGGVTLEYEIYAKHIGQNNSESLIRVEWRHVVGREDPFCTYD from the coding sequence ATGAAAATTTCTATCTATTCCAAACAACTTCTCAATCGTTCATCAGACGGCTACATCCTCATTGCAGCGCTCATGATCTTACTGGTGCTGACTCTCATCGGCATTGCCGGCAACCGCAATACCACCACGGAATTGCAGGTAGCTGCCAATGATAAGGTCCATAGACAGACCTTTTATACCGCTGATGGCGGCACAGAATACGCCTCTGAACTTCTGGAACAAAATATCGGTTGTATCGGTTTTACCAGCAATGGCACTTCAACCAATTGGCTCGATGATTCCAGTGGGCCTCTCGTCGTTGATAACTATATAGCTGTTGAAAACAGTTCGTTAAACTTCTGGCAAAACTCTATCGGCACCTGGTCTGACACGGGCTCTGATTACCCGAGTGATGACGACAGGGACCTCTTCTTCCCGCCTGACTACTCCGAAGGAGAGCCACACACAAATATCACCATAGAGGGTCGTTCTGATCTCACCGCCGGCAGCTCCATTATTATGGCGGCCGGCTATCTCGGTCTGGGCCGCAGCATGAGCTCAGGCGGGGTCACCCTCGAGTACGAAATCTACGCAAAACATATAGGCCAAAACAACAGTGAGAGCCTTATCCGGGTCGAGTGGCGGCATGTTGTTGGCCGTGAAGATCCATTCTGCACATATGATTGA
- a CDS encoding sensor histidine kinase — protein MYPRNLKSHIAVSVFTALLIAMLLTNIVVSALWYKSQVQQKIETTVKILEQASRLEVHAGNVLPNDYDIKLSRVVRNFLDVSVKQIVVEVLREEMSQTGNLQSTMYDESLQSAVQLAVKNEKTVVERIEKTSSVFVIQPMFIAVAVPFQSQDRVQGGIGILLSTRSIVDAMISKQAMICVYILLNAIILATLVFFRMRKVLLDPVDKLMLQADNYHLSEGIGLFSEYSPNEFGQLSRAMQNMVRKIEKDRDQLRESVGSLKEANARLRDARDEIVHAEKLASLGRLSAGLAHEIGNPVAIVQGYLELIERDDVSDGERRQFIKRGLDELLRIDTLLKQLLEMARSSASNQEPVDLAESIKKSLDLLQLPITRNCISVKTEFPGEKCTIWADRDKIQQLLLNFLLNSIDAIAEKNEEHRIIEVTIHPVFREKDTRKDILLTIRDSGIGIDEENLELIFEPFFTTKEPGQGTGLGMAVANRIIRSFGGTIRVASQKGAGAEFVITFPAYEPAYVPEDDITMVTRDV, from the coding sequence ATGTATCCCAGAAATCTTAAAAGCCATATTGCGGTATCAGTCTTCACTGCGCTTCTGATTGCCATGCTCCTGACAAATATCGTTGTCTCAGCATTGTGGTATAAAAGTCAGGTTCAGCAGAAAATAGAGACAACCGTCAAAATTCTAGAACAGGCATCTAGGCTCGAAGTACATGCCGGGAATGTTCTGCCGAACGATTACGATATTAAGCTGAGTAGAGTAGTTAGGAATTTTTTGGATGTATCGGTAAAGCAGATTGTCGTTGAGGTGCTTAGGGAGGAAATGTCACAAACGGGCAATTTACAGTCTACTATGTACGATGAGTCGTTGCAGTCAGCAGTTCAGTTGGCTGTGAAGAATGAAAAAACAGTAGTAGAAAGAATTGAGAAAACGAGTTCGGTATTTGTGATTCAGCCGATGTTTATCGCTGTAGCGGTGCCATTTCAGAGCCAGGATAGAGTACAAGGGGGTATCGGCATATTACTCAGTACTAGGTCGATAGTAGACGCCATGATATCAAAGCAGGCGATGATCTGTGTCTACATATTGCTCAATGCGATAATTCTAGCGACTTTGGTGTTTTTCCGCATGAGAAAGGTACTTCTCGACCCCGTGGATAAGCTCATGCTGCAGGCAGACAACTATCACCTGTCGGAGGGGATTGGTTTATTTTCGGAGTACTCTCCGAATGAGTTTGGTCAGTTGTCCAGAGCAATGCAGAATATGGTGAGGAAAATCGAAAAAGACCGTGATCAGTTGCGTGAGTCAGTTGGGTCTCTCAAAGAAGCAAATGCCAGGCTCAGGGACGCCCGGGACGAAATTGTTCATGCTGAAAAACTTGCTTCACTGGGGCGACTGTCTGCCGGTCTCGCCCACGAGATTGGCAACCCCGTGGCAATTGTTCAGGGGTATCTTGAACTGATTGAAAGAGATGATGTGAGCGATGGTGAAAGAAGGCAATTCATAAAGAGAGGGCTTGATGAGCTGCTCCGCATTGATACTCTTTTAAAGCAGTTACTGGAGATGGCACGTAGTAGTGCCAGTAATCAGGAGCCTGTCGATTTAGCTGAGTCCATAAAGAAATCTCTAGATCTGCTCCAACTTCCTATCACCAGGAACTGCATTTCAGTAAAAACAGAATTTCCAGGAGAAAAATGCACCATATGGGCAGACAGGGATAAAATCCAGCAGCTGTTGTTGAACTTTCTCCTCAACAGTATTGATGCGATTGCGGAGAAAAATGAAGAGCATAGAATAATTGAAGTGACAATTCACCCGGTTTTTAGGGAGAAAGATACCCGGAAAGATATACTTCTTACCATCAGGGATAGTGGCATCGGTATCGATGAAGAAAACCTTGAACTAATATTCGAACCGTTCTTTACCACGAAAGAGCCTGGCCAGGGAACCGGACTGGGGATGGCGGTTGCAAACAGAATAATCCGTTCATTTGGCGGAACTATAAGGGTTGCCAGTCAAAAAGGAGCTGGTGCAGAATTTGTGATAACCTTTCCTGCATATGAGCCGGCATATGTTCCTGAAGATGATATTACAATGGTAACACGGGATGTCTAA
- a CDS encoding type IV pilus modification PilV family protein, with product MLFFLSDTKSTMDQEGFTLIETLVAMAVLVVGIFSLYSLQTTSVIYNAKASGITTSSNWASDRIEQLIALDYEHNDLLDGNNNGVGGLNDRGTAADGTAASPDGYYTISWNVADYLTPNPNDSSASTLKTIRVIVERNEFGNNQSVVFNYYKQKIF from the coding sequence ATGCTTTTTTTTCTCTCTGACACCAAGTCAACAATGGATCAGGAGGGTTTTACACTCATCGAAACCCTGGTTGCAATGGCTGTGCTGGTCGTTGGCATATTTTCGCTCTATTCACTGCAAACAACCTCCGTGATTTACAATGCCAAAGCCAGCGGCATAACCACCTCATCCAACTGGGCTTCGGACCGCATTGAGCAACTCATAGCTCTGGATTATGAGCATAACGATCTGCTTGACGGCAACAACAACGGAGTGGGCGGTTTGAATGACCGGGGGACCGCAGCAGATGGGACTGCAGCTTCACCAGATGGTTATTACACCATCTCCTGGAACGTTGCCGATTATCTCACCCCAAACCCAAATGATTCTTCAGCTTCAACTCTCAAAACTATTAGGGTCATTGTCGAGCGAAACGAGTTTGGCAATAACCAGTCTGTTGTTTTCAACTACTACAAGCAGAAGATCTTCTGA
- a CDS encoding PilC/PilY family type IV pilus protein, with translation MNHLFRRKAAACHLLLLASITFTPLSLNASVCGDGLGMPPFLSSGAKPNLMLAIDNSGSMLDLAYVNNVGECYDNGFDATQTYTGLYEPNTWYEYVPGQPHWVSGTSYTENDIVYSDGAFFIANLVHKDPDTGLPLPSTGISISEDGSVYWLPLHSIADWENGTSYDNGSFVRYEDQLYYTTNGGTANGTTIADDTGVTWEPRDHTWLPQTPYLANDIVSYNGKLYRATSGGTSSATSLHDDSGLTWDRLSEGHFEETNFASINEATTHFSTSAGNAYSNAHLLVHITEVEDTETSTLHQSGVTAFTATGNFLNWASSSKFDIQKKILTGGKFDQDEEFLVSEGRGCSSRGFLKEIPVTGPAGTNSVITFSISGFNDDSWIDTTDDTTRIAILGISAKGFIGSERQQACKNAVDEISKGADASQGQTSQYIDTCLAYDSQNGILAASNAAYNHSIHACWSAVKKGYTAPSDFGNLSEIYNACDGIYANGVTPPTISHSDSGYMCYGVYNESTIDTARKGYVGRCYEPEIGEGCSKKACTSSDDNVDGNPAIKCFENVLYECTGNYQANKDACNKEWAVIWVDDSGNSCTPTSSQPAQWTDDFNPNSADECVQEAMWDYCQSITLPEVIDPSDEIFNSGETWGLPGSLVDSGVIAMFGTDSPLIVMKGYLKTTEKPEGLLHEVAGDLRLGAMAFADNGALTECEIANNAISTDPNKLTDPIIKYCPAENRDGAEIIARISDGDTISISTGNKHVEDLSTAINNIKATAWTPLAEGIYNALGYYGQNDSFRLDARDFLLETEDSAWEDPVQYWCQENYVLFITEGASTADIHNDVAGLVNTMPATFANAGYSVANDGECTSGQLYGSTYLDDVVYYGKNAPVTSLYTTPAESPGQLASDDGILYDKRNVTSYFVVAGVPRDDDSKNDCNPAVLMQKAADNAGTTLYTGEDPGMLESNLRTALSDILFRASAGSAASVISSSRSGEGGVYQAIFWPKIDRGIGKEPLVWVGDVHAFFIDSKGNLWDDYSGNSTTQGELWTEDTNGNGKIDTGEDSNNNGVLDGDRRVVTYFDETSHSTKICFNRDVIDTGVCSQSDYFQTNDTSIDLRDFKHYLWSAKDRLAAIPDSNILENREFLPDGTWDFTGGYPYRYVFTWNDINNDGIVDNYEVLSFDRDTIKRAESDWLEWYTTHKGRGSLQSDFGVTSVEELQDVVAWVRGYDEYVELADGTYETKYRCRQYPDCDYTTLNRETWRLGDVIHSTPTLVGRPSEGYHYIYNDPDYADFYKKYNNRRHMIYFGANDGMLHAVNGGFYDSGLNRFLPCRPDSDQRNSSGECIATTAYGSNSTTAYPELGDEMWAYVPYNLQPHLQCLTSPEYEHKYYVDAPPRIFDVRIFPDDDIHPNGWGTILVGHMRFGGAPQIADNSTVIDENREFVSAYFVLDITDPERQPTLLGEMTMTTEKLADSTDKYAQLGFTTAMPSIVVMRDDSGNSEWFLVLGNGPTTIKGQNDQQGKIAIYPLNALTGVNWKTGNGTVVPSSIKPFRIPNALPSSSATIPYAGRFLIDADSSGGIESFVGDIVTVDYDLSSNGSTGKGIAYKSDAAYFGTTDGSDFTGTKPTWNGGGRLFRLVTKSFDTVTGKQAYTYPDQWEIKKLIDTEAPITAAPNIGFDPENFWIYFGTGRFYSPEDKSDATTQRFFGIREPRDQNCDMTWGEVNWLNNGSAIAPNPAAIQGDQGLYRSDLMKVLLSGTGGFYGKSSLIYCENEDGTTCIPPGLSKTYSLNGSSKTYYSYGEMEQYIRGERCGGTNNDSIGIDGWYRELTEPRERSLGMPTLLGGLTTFTTYQPFADICQAEGVSSLYGVYYLTGTAWYENVFGTDSDQESNDVVRDKLDLGRGQAMTPSLHVGSGGDDANAYIQTSTGEIIQVGQQNLPLNNFKSGRSTWTDQ, from the coding sequence ATGAATCACTTATTCAGGAGAAAAGCAGCAGCATGTCATCTTCTATTGCTTGCTTCTATCACCTTTACGCCTCTATCTCTGAACGCTTCGGTCTGTGGTGATGGTCTTGGAATGCCACCTTTTCTTTCTTCAGGAGCGAAGCCAAACCTGATGCTTGCCATTGACAACTCGGGAAGCATGCTGGATCTGGCCTATGTCAATAACGTTGGTGAATGCTATGACAATGGTTTCGATGCAACACAGACCTACACCGGCCTTTATGAACCGAACACATGGTATGAATATGTACCAGGCCAGCCTCATTGGGTAAGTGGTACTTCATACACGGAAAACGACATTGTTTATTCTGACGGCGCGTTTTTTATTGCTAATTTAGTACATAAAGACCCAGATACCGGCCTACCACTTCCCTCAACAGGCATTTCTATCAGTGAAGACGGTTCAGTGTACTGGCTGCCATTGCACTCAATAGCAGATTGGGAAAATGGCACATCATATGACAATGGCAGCTTCGTTCGCTACGAGGATCAACTCTATTACACCACCAATGGTGGCACAGCCAACGGCACAACGATTGCTGACGATACTGGCGTAACCTGGGAACCCAGAGATCACACCTGGTTGCCACAGACACCTTACCTGGCGAATGATATCGTTTCCTATAATGGCAAACTTTATCGCGCCACCAGTGGAGGAACTTCATCTGCTACTTCTCTCCATGACGACAGTGGCCTTACTTGGGACAGACTGAGCGAAGGACATTTTGAAGAGACAAATTTTGCCAGCATAAATGAGGCAACCACACATTTCAGTACATCTGCCGGGAATGCCTACAGCAATGCCCATCTACTTGTTCATATTACTGAAGTGGAGGATACCGAAACATCCACATTACATCAATCAGGGGTCACCGCTTTTACTGCCACCGGTAATTTTCTCAATTGGGCATCTTCCTCTAAATTTGATATCCAGAAAAAAATTCTTACTGGCGGCAAGTTCGATCAAGATGAAGAGTTTCTTGTTAGTGAAGGCCGGGGCTGCTCCTCAAGAGGTTTTCTGAAAGAAATACCAGTGACCGGCCCGGCAGGTACCAACTCTGTCATTACTTTTTCAATCTCTGGATTTAACGACGACAGCTGGATCGATACCACAGACGACACGACCAGAATTGCAATTCTGGGAATATCTGCAAAGGGGTTTATAGGTTCTGAACGGCAGCAGGCATGTAAGAACGCCGTGGATGAAATCAGTAAGGGAGCAGATGCCTCACAGGGCCAAACAAGTCAATATATTGACACATGTCTGGCTTATGATTCCCAAAACGGCATACTTGCTGCCTCAAATGCAGCATACAACCACTCGATCCACGCTTGCTGGTCCGCCGTAAAAAAAGGTTACACAGCTCCAAGTGACTTTGGCAACCTCAGCGAAATTTATAATGCCTGTGACGGCATTTATGCAAATGGTGTAACTCCACCAACAATCAGCCATTCAGACAGCGGCTATATGTGCTACGGCGTTTATAACGAATCGACAATTGATACCGCACGCAAAGGGTACGTCGGCCGCTGCTATGAACCGGAAATTGGTGAGGGTTGTTCAAAAAAAGCATGCACCTCAAGCGATGACAACGTTGATGGCAATCCTGCTATAAAATGCTTTGAAAACGTACTCTATGAATGTACAGGCAACTACCAGGCGAATAAAGACGCCTGCAACAAAGAATGGGCCGTCATCTGGGTCGACGATTCCGGGAATTCCTGTACACCAACCTCATCACAACCTGCTCAATGGACTGACGACTTTAACCCTAACTCTGCCGATGAGTGCGTTCAGGAAGCAATGTGGGATTACTGTCAATCCATTACTTTACCAGAGGTTATCGACCCGTCTGATGAAATATTCAACAGCGGAGAAACATGGGGATTACCTGGTTCACTGGTTGACTCTGGCGTTATAGCTATGTTCGGAACTGATAGCCCGCTCATCGTTATGAAGGGTTATCTCAAGACGACAGAAAAGCCAGAAGGGCTTTTGCATGAGGTCGCTGGAGATCTGCGTCTTGGCGCTATGGCCTTTGCTGATAATGGTGCCTTAACTGAATGTGAAATTGCCAATAATGCAATCTCCACAGACCCGAATAAACTCACCGACCCGATTATCAAATATTGTCCAGCGGAAAACAGAGACGGTGCAGAAATAATTGCCCGGATAAGCGACGGGGACACCATATCCATCTCGACAGGCAACAAACACGTTGAGGATCTATCCACTGCCATTAACAATATCAAAGCTACTGCCTGGACGCCATTGGCTGAAGGCATTTACAATGCTTTGGGATATTACGGTCAGAACGATTCCTTTCGCCTGGATGCCAGAGATTTTCTTCTTGAGACTGAAGATTCAGCCTGGGAAGATCCTGTGCAGTATTGGTGTCAGGAAAACTATGTCCTGTTTATAACCGAGGGCGCTTCAACAGCTGATATCCATAACGATGTTGCTGGCCTTGTAAATACAATGCCAGCAACCTTTGCCAATGCAGGTTACTCTGTAGCAAACGATGGCGAGTGCACAAGTGGGCAGCTCTATGGTTCGACCTATCTTGACGATGTCGTTTATTACGGCAAGAATGCGCCGGTCACCTCTCTCTACACCACCCCGGCCGAGAGCCCGGGGCAATTAGCCAGCGACGACGGCATACTGTATGACAAGCGTAATGTTACCTCATACTTCGTTGTGGCCGGTGTACCTCGTGATGATGATTCGAAAAATGATTGTAATCCTGCAGTGCTTATGCAGAAAGCTGCCGATAATGCAGGTACGACCCTGTACACCGGGGAAGACCCTGGAATGCTTGAGTCGAACTTAAGGACAGCGCTATCAGACATTCTCTTCCGCGCCTCGGCAGGTTCTGCCGCATCGGTTATCTCCAGTTCCCGAAGTGGTGAAGGTGGCGTTTACCAGGCTATCTTCTGGCCGAAAATTGATCGTGGCATCGGTAAAGAACCTCTTGTCTGGGTTGGCGATGTGCACGCATTCTTTATCGATTCCAAAGGTAATCTCTGGGACGACTACAGTGGCAACTCCACGACACAGGGAGAGTTGTGGACTGAGGATACCAATGGTAACGGAAAAATCGACACCGGTGAGGACAGCAACAACAATGGTGTCCTCGATGGTGACAGAAGGGTTGTGACATATTTTGATGAGACATCACACTCGACTAAAATATGTTTTAACCGGGATGTTATAGACACAGGTGTCTGCAGTCAATCCGACTATTTTCAGACCAATGACACTTCCATCGACCTCCGCGACTTTAAACATTATCTCTGGTCCGCCAAAGACCGCCTTGCCGCTATTCCAGACAGCAACATCCTCGAAAATCGTGAATTTCTGCCGGATGGCACCTGGGACTTCACCGGTGGATACCCATACCGTTATGTCTTCACCTGGAACGATATCAACAATGATGGCATCGTCGACAATTATGAAGTCCTATCGTTTGACAGAGATACCATCAAAAGAGCAGAATCAGATTGGCTTGAATGGTATACAACACATAAAGGTCGCGGATCACTGCAAAGCGACTTCGGTGTAACTTCTGTTGAAGAATTGCAGGATGTTGTCGCCTGGGTTCGTGGCTATGACGAGTATGTCGAACTTGCCGATGGTACCTACGAGACAAAATATCGCTGCCGCCAATATCCGGACTGTGATTACACCACGCTCAATCGCGAAACATGGCGTCTTGGTGATGTCATTCATTCAACCCCTACTCTGGTTGGAAGACCGTCGGAGGGATACCACTACATCTACAATGATCCGGATTATGCCGACTTTTATAAGAAGTACAATAATCGTCGCCATATGATCTATTTCGGCGCCAATGATGGTATGCTCCACGCGGTTAACGGCGGGTTCTACGATTCAGGTTTAAACAGGTTCCTGCCCTGTCGACCCGATAGCGATCAGCGAAATTCATCCGGAGAATGTATCGCCACAACAGCATACGGCTCCAACTCTACCACTGCGTACCCTGAATTAGGCGATGAGATGTGGGCCTATGTGCCGTACAACCTGCAACCTCACCTGCAATGCCTGACTTCTCCGGAATATGAACATAAGTATTACGTGGATGCGCCTCCAAGAATTTTCGATGTTCGCATATTCCCTGATGATGACATACATCCTAATGGCTGGGGTACCATTCTCGTTGGCCATATGCGTTTCGGGGGTGCACCTCAGATAGCTGATAACTCTACTGTCATCGATGAGAACCGTGAGTTCGTTTCTGCCTATTTTGTCCTGGATATCACAGACCCTGAACGTCAACCGACTCTTCTCGGTGAGATGACCATGACCACTGAAAAATTAGCAGATAGCACTGACAAATACGCGCAGTTAGGTTTTACAACCGCAATGCCCTCTATCGTGGTAATGCGTGACGACAGCGGCAATTCAGAGTGGTTCCTTGTTCTGGGTAATGGCCCGACAACAATCAAAGGGCAGAATGATCAGCAGGGTAAAATTGCCATCTATCCGCTCAACGCGCTCACAGGCGTTAACTGGAAGACAGGCAACGGCACTGTAGTCCCATCCAGCATAAAGCCTTTCAGGATTCCAAACGCTCTGCCCTCTTCTTCAGCCACTATTCCTTATGCCGGAAGATTTTTGATTGATGCAGACAGTAGCGGGGGGATCGAAAGTTTTGTAGGAGATATTGTCACAGTCGACTACGACCTGAGTTCGAACGGTTCTACCGGCAAAGGTATAGCCTACAAATCTGATGCGGCCTACTTCGGCACCACCGACGGATCTGACTTCACCGGTACCAAACCGACATGGAACGGCGGAGGCAGGCTCTTCAGGCTTGTTACCAAAAGCTTTGATACTGTAACTGGCAAACAGGCATACACCTACCCGGATCAGTGGGAAATTAAAAAACTTATAGATACTGAGGCTCCTATAACCGCTGCCCCAAATATCGGTTTTGACCCTGAAAACTTCTGGATCTACTTTGGTACCGGTCGGTTCTATTCCCCTGAAGACAAATCTGATGCGACGACCCAACGTTTTTTTGGCATACGGGAGCCAAGGGATCAAAACTGCGATATGACCTGGGGAGAGGTCAACTGGTTAAATAATGGCTCTGCGATTGCCCCTAATCCCGCCGCCATCCAGGGAGACCAGGGGCTTTACCGCTCTGACCTCATGAAAGTTCTCCTGAGTGGGACCGGAGGTTTTTATGGTAAGAGCAGCTTGATCTACTGTGAAAATGAAGACGGCACAACATGCATTCCGCCAGGGCTCAGCAAGACATACAGCCTTAACGGCAGTTCTAAAACATACTATTCCTATGGAGAAATGGAGCAATACATCAGAGGCGAGAGGTGTGGGGGCACTAATAACGATTCGATCGGTATCGACGGTTGGTATCGCGAGTTGACAGAGCCACGCGAGCGTTCACTGGGTATGCCTACCCTTCTCGGTGGTCTTACTACTTTTACAACCTATCAGCCCTTTGCAGATATTTGCCAGGCTGAAGGTGTAAGTTCCCTGTATGGTGTCTATTATCTCACCGGTACAGCATGGTATGAAAATGTCTTTGGTACCGATAGCGATCAAGAGAGCAACGATGTCGTTCGCGATAAACTCGACCTCGGTCGTGGTCAGGCCATGACCCCCAGTTTGCATGTCGGCTCAGGTGGTGATGACGCCAACGCCTATATTCAGACCAGTACAGGTGAAATTATTCAGGTCGGACAACAGAACCTGCCATTGAATAATTTCAAGAGTGGCCGATCAACATGGACTGACCAGTAA
- a CDS encoding prepilin-type N-terminal cleavage/methylation domain-containing protein — translation MSTLKSINRYQSTAQDGFTLVELLIAMVVSSFVIAAIYSAYQVQQRQYTNQTQVVEMQQNLRAAMLFMASEIRMAGYDPQGTAGAGFIEARTNRVQFTKDTVNNSGTTMRGDGALTGTMENVYFGFIPADDTDSNGIIADGGAAKLVLSQDNGTNYEAIADNISAIEFSYTMVDGTISTTPTDLSKIASVTVSILARAKNPDLKFTNNISYTTGSGNSWGPYNDNFRRRLLISNITCRNMGL, via the coding sequence ATGAGTACTCTAAAATCAATCAATAGATATCAGTCAACTGCACAGGATGGTTTCACTCTGGTCGAGCTGTTGATAGCTATGGTCGTATCTTCATTTGTGATCGCTGCAATCTATTCAGCCTACCAGGTTCAACAGCGCCAATATACCAATCAGACTCAGGTTGTTGAGATGCAGCAAAATCTCCGCGCCGCCATGCTCTTCATGGCTTCCGAAATCCGAATGGCAGGTTACGACCCACAGGGAACTGCCGGCGCAGGTTTTATCGAAGCAAGAACCAACAGAGTTCAGTTCACCAAAGACACAGTGAACAATTCCGGCACAACTATGAGAGGCGATGGTGCACTCACTGGAACAATGGAAAACGTCTATTTCGGCTTCATACCTGCAGATGATACAGATAGTAACGGTATCATAGCGGATGGTGGTGCAGCGAAACTGGTTCTGAGTCAGGATAACGGTACCAACTATGAGGCAATTGCCGATAACATCTCAGCTATCGAGTTCAGCTATACCATGGTCGATGGTACGATCTCCACGACCCCAACAGATTTGTCAAAAATTGCCTCAGTTACTGTTTCTATTCTCGCCCGCGCCAAAAATCCCGATCTTAAGTTCACTAACAACATCAGCTACACCACGGGCAGCGGAAATTCATGGGGCCCGTACAATGATAACTTTCGCCGCCGTCTCTTAATTTCCAATATCACATGTAGAAATATGGGATTGTAA